One Oncorhynchus mykiss isolate Arlee chromosome 25, USDA_OmykA_1.1, whole genome shotgun sequence genomic window, CGTATTCATTGTTAAGATAGTcattattaccattattattCGTTGGTTGTCATTATTATTTAATATAACATTTGCCAATAACAACAACATCTTATTATTATTAGAGGCTTTCATTGATGTTATCATGCTGTGACTGTGTATTGCTGCTGTTATTTATTTGAATATATGCGATGGTCAAAGGAACCAATTGGGCACAGAAGCCAATGACGTGGAAACAAGGTTGATTTAACCAGTGCGTGCCCAGTGGGAAGTTAGCCTTATTTGCTTTGCTTCTTGCTTGTAGTACAAGTCTCAGAGCCAAAATAATTGTCACACTGCAATTTAGTGGGCCAAGTTCAGACAGTGTATTTAGGCTACTGATGTATTGAAGCCAACGACTAGACTAATATATAATATGAAAAATGTCCTAAAAAGTTGTACTCTGTCTGGACCACTTTGGTCCTGATTTCTCCCCTGGCTACACGCGAATTTGATATTGTACTTTCCCAGTGAAGATGGTGTGATGACAGCATCTAAAAGCACGCCATCTGTGTTTTGGGTTGCTAGGGGTGCGAAGTATACTTCCTGGTCCTTGAGATTCTGACAAATCTGCAGAAATGGCAAATGAGTTAGTGATGACTATAGGCATACTCCACTACAGTTTCCCACTTGCTATAATGACTGGATGGACTCCATTGTGGGAACTCAGCTTTCAACCCTAAATAGACTCTAGGGTCTAGAGGAAGGATAGTGTTTCTGAGTTGTTAGGAACATTTTGGAGCTATTAACATTAGTTTCTAACTAATTTCATGTATCACAGATGTGTTAAATATGAGTTATATCatattgtattatatatatttatttttttatctcgggagggggggggggggggtctctgcatggttttagcaaatgtataatcGCAGCTTGGGACCTTTTTAAAGTGTCCCATTGATGACTCGAACCTCTCTCATCCGACACCATTAAAGCCCTTTACAGGTTAACACTTCTGAAAGGTTCGGAAAGGTTGAGTGCCCTGGAACTTTAGTACGGCCGTAATGAGGACGACTGCAGGTTAACGAGATATAGTCGTGTTTCAGAGGGCTAGGGCTGGATTTCACGTGAGGAGGACAAAAGAAACAATATTTACGACACTTTTAAGCATCCATCATTTTGACATCTGTACGTCTGGCACCTGGTCTTCATTAACATTAAGAGCAGAGCTCGGCCAATCAAAAATATTGGAAAATCTATTTTGCACAACAGTCAAATGAGTGGCAATATACCATTTacataatttagcagacgctctttttcagagcgacttacaggagcaattaggcttaaatgccttgctcaaggcaaCATTGGCTGATttgtttcacctagtcggctcaggtattcgaaccagcaCCCTTTCGGTTAGTGGTGCAATGCTATAAACCGCTTCCTGCCCCGAGGTACAGACGTCAGTTCAAGGCCTAgtattgatttacatttggttgagttgtcaactaacgtgaaatcAAGTCATTGGATTattgtcattggatttaggttaaaagttgccTGAAAAAAAATCGATATTCTTTTATCTTGATGACAGATGTAATCTGTTTTCCACGTGTATTCAATGTAATCACATtgaatgtttttgttgaaatgacatggaaacgtTAATTCaatcagtttttgcccagtggaaTGTTTCGTTTATGTTGGGTAATTCTTCAAAacgaattcatgtaaacattagtTCGTTTTAATTCAACACTGTTGGTGAATTAATGTTGTTTgttgataggccgtcattgtaaaaaagaatttgttcttaacttacttgtctagttaaatgaaggttaaataaaaattaccTTAAAAAACAATTACcatcatttttattttactaggcaagtacGTTAAGaacctattcttatttacaatgacggccttatCCCGGTCAAACCCTAAacatgctgggccaattgtgcgcagccctatgggacacccaatcgCGGCCGGGTGTGATAaagtctggaatcgaaccagggtctgtagtgacgcctctagcagtgAGATACAATGCCGTacactgctgcgccactcgggagcccaatgtaGACTTGACCTACTGTAAATCCAAACCCATAACCTCAACCAAAACCTATAACCTCAACCTGAATCTTTTGTaattatccgttattttaccaggtaaattgactgagaacacgttctcatttgcagcaacgacctgtggaatagttacaggggagaggagggggatgaatgagccaattgtgaactggggattattaggtgaccgtgatggtttgagggccagattgggattttagccaggacaccggggttaacacccctactcttacgataagtgccatgggatctttaatgacctcagagagtcaggacacccgtttaacgtcccatccgaaagacggcaccctacacagggcagtgtccccaatcactgccctggggcattgggatattttttttgaccagaggaaagagtgcctcctactgggcctccaacaccacttcctgcagcatctggtctcccatccagggactgaccaggaccaaccctgcttgctttcagaagcaagccagcagtggtggTATGCAGTTGGCATGAAGTCAAACAtccttaaaaaataaatatgcgTTATGAAATTTgaataaaatgtatatatattcacATTTTGTCCAATACATGTATCTAAAAGGCCAAAATATATGTTAAACATAACACCATCAATTATAGTATATGATAACTGATAAGCCTAATGGGGCCCTTTTCATTCCCGCCCCGGAATTTCTTGACGAACACCACAAGGACAGGACAAATCTGGAAGAGTGGCCTGAAGTAAAAGTAcatttacttgagtaaaagtaaagataccttaatagaaaatgactaaagtaaaagtgaaagtcacccagtaaaatattcgttgagtaaaagtctaaaagtatttggttttaaatatacttaagtaccaaAATTAAATGTAATTGCCCATGTACTTTTAAGcaacaaaagtaaaagtatgaatcatttcaaattccttatattaagcaaaccaggagGCACAATtatattgttttttaaatgtatggattTCCAGGGGCACACTCTAACCCACAGAcataagcatttgtgtttagtgagttagccatatcagaggcagtagggcagggatgttctcttgataagtgtgtgaattggacaatttccCTGTCCTGCTAATCATTCATAATGTAATGAGtcattttgggtgtcagggaaatgtatggagtaaaaagtacatttagtagagtagagtaaagtaaaagttgttaaaaaatataaatagtaaggtACAGTTagcccaaaaaacaacttaagtagtactttaaagtatttttacttaagtactttacaccactgcctaagAACACGTTGGCTAAATATGAGGTTGTGTACTAGCAAGATGCACAGGATCAAAGAGCAGCATTGTCGAGCTCAAACAAAACAGTAAAGGCCTTATGTAGCCTATCTATGGGACGAATATGACGAAGTAAGTTGACACGTTGATTTCCATAGGTTGCCAAGTTTTCTAAGTAACTTTTTAGTTTTCGTATTCCAAAACCAACAGGAATAGAGGAATTCGTTTGACCAGATTTCCTGCATAGCCTACACCCCATACAGAAGAATAGCAATGGGTTCGATGAAACTCGGGTGCTGTCTTGTTTAGTTGTTTTATTAGCCTGTTAAAGTGCTTGCCACATCAAATGACTTTTTGCACCATCAGATGACAAAGGAAATTTTAAAGAGACATGGCATGACACGGTTTACTTTGCATGCCACCAACTTAGAATGTAGAGAATTATTGAAATCCTACACTGGAATTCTATTCCACGATTATGTGGCGCCATCTGGTGGAAATATCCCCTCACGTACAACTGAGCACTAGGCCTACGTTCTTACGAGTCTTCACAAGTAGTCTACCCCCTGTAGATAGGCCAGGTTCCCCCAGTTTGAGAACCCTTGAACGAGGCCAAATACAGAGTCTTCtttaattattgggacagtgatgTTTTttcttttggctctatactccaaagGTTTGGATTTGAAATCAGCTTGTGACTCTGCAAACATGTTGagtgcattttctgtttgttttggttgcgtttcagattattttgtgcccaatataaGTTAATAGTACAtttgattgtaaataagaatagagtatgtttcttaacacttctacattaatgtggatgcttcTATGATTGCGGataatactgaatatatagtGAATAATAATGactgagaaagttacagacgcacaaatatcatacccccaagacgtggttgtgtttcagatgattttgtgCCAAATAGAAGTGAATGATAaatcatgtattgtgtcattttggagtcacttcaaCATGAATGTGGATAATACCATGATAACGGATAATACTGagtgaatcgtgaataatgatgagtgagaaagataCAGACGCATAAATATCATACCACCCCCATGATACTTTTTAAAGTAATTGTACTTTTAATAGCTTTTTGGAAAATACATGCAGTCATTTAAAAATAAGCTAAATTAGGTTTTGCATTTGTGTTTCATTATAGGCTGATGAGCATATTGTGATATTTATATCATGTTTTTATAACTGCCCACCAAATAACGGATATACTCTTTCTGGATTTCAGATTAGGCCTAATTGTTAATTTAGATCTATAGCAAATTAGGCCTATACTAACTAATTCTACACGCTGCATTCTGGGTCTGGTTGAGACTATGGCCTCAAGAGGGCAGCATGTTACCACGGTGACCTCCAGTCCAATGACGGTGTTGGGAGTTCAACGCTCATGCTCTATTGGTACAAGCAGAGGTCATGGGTGGGCCCGTAAAATAGGCCTATAGAAGTAAATGTTGGTGTTCGTTTTCTCGCCATGTTATTTGAAATGGTAAGAAGAGattggtttatttatttatttaacttttatttatccaggttagtctcattgagacaaaaataaataaactaaaaactgttttttttttcaagaaaGACCTGGTCCAATCAAGACAGCAGCAGGGAGTAACATGGTTTGAGACAAATATCAACGTACAGACTTAGACACACCATAGCTTGCCCAAGGACACAACGGGTACACCACTGCCCATGTTATCCAGACTAGCACATTTGTTAATAATTTGTCAACTTGTTGTTTTAAGTAGTAGTACGAGCACTTTTCTTTGGACGCTGATATCTTCATTGCAAATGCCCCAACAACACCCGTTGTTCCTTTTCTCGAATTACTTTACTTTTGGCACGATCTTAACTATGGCCGTGCGTTTTTAAACCGTTTTAGACCTATGGCGAAGAGGGCAATCGAAAGAAATGTACAGTGTAATAGCGAATGCCAGAGGCAGATAAATATGGCTCTAGGTGTAACCATCAATATTTGGGATTCGAATTGCGAATATCGTTGAAGGTTTATGCAcacatttaattaaaaaaaatacatcgtTGTTTTTGTGGTGGTATTTCTTAGATGCTTagaattaaatgtttttttctttacattATCAACATATGTAGGACAGTTGCAGAGATCAAATCAGATAGGCCTAAATTGAGATTAAATAATATTTTCAACATAATTTGTTTAACTTGTATTATTACACATATTACATAATGTTTGTAATTAGATAGAGTAAGAGATAGTATTTATTTTAATTGTCTTACCAAATGTGCCTAAAGGACTATACACTTCAAGTAAGAAAATCTCCATTTTGTTGAGAAGATTTGGAACCAACCGAGAGCCTAACAAGCAAAGTAAATATTTGTCCGTAAAGAGCTCCAGTGGcctctcctgtcctttcctctcctgtctggCTGAAGCTGAGGTCTGAGGGTGTAATAGATCAAGAGGGCTCGCGAGGTCATTGTGGAAAGAAACATTCCCGTTATCATGAACATGACTTATCTTTGCCTTACGAGGTTTTGCACTTAAATTGAAAGTCCTTTTCAAACGTACCCACTTGAGCCACCGTAGTAGGCCTACTTGCTTTCACTAATCTGTTAGTTCTTGCGACCTGGCTGTAGTGTTTGTCAACATTATTTGAGCAGTTGTTCACTGAGTACCTCGATGCACAGATCTGCGTTTTTTATAGGAGGATAATCCCTGTTTTTTATAGGAGGATTATCCATGGTTTTATAGGATGAATATCAAACTATGATTAAACAAAAGTAGCCTTTCTCTTGATGTCTCTAGGGTGTGTTTTAGATCTAAATGAGTCTACATTTAGTGTTGTCGATTCTGTTTTTGTTACCAGGCTTGTTTTTAGAGTTGTATTCAGTGCATAAAGATGCAATATCTTGGTGCGTAAAGATTAAAGCGAAATGAAAGGCCACTATTTTGATAAGCCATATGATCCAAATCATCTAGGTCAGCGACTCCGTTTGTGTGGTGGAAACTAAAAGGCTTTTTAATTCGTTTGGAAATGCATAAGTAATATTTCTGCTCACTATGAACTTGGCGGGTGTTCGACGTAGAGCAGCAGAGGATAGTACTGCACGCATCCCATTCCATTCAAAACCATGACAACAAGGAACAAGCTCGGATTTATTCTGGAAAGTTAAAGGACATTGTTGCAGGGCGTCAATCACCGTATTATTGCAGGACTGAACAAATGCAAAATCTCGAATGGAACAAATGCTTCCAACGGGTCTCGGACGCAGAGCTACATTTCCCTCCTTTGTTCTCGGCCTCTGGTTGGCGTGTATTTGTGTTCCCCCTCGGCCGACCACCCAGGACGACTTGAGATGGGAGGCTGAGGCTTGTCCACTCTCCTCGCTAGGGTAGGCTCTGTCACCAAGGCAAGGTGCGCGAAGCAGAGCAGAGATGATAGAGGCTGGCATGGGAACTAGATGGAACTCCACTGACTTGCCTGTGCAAGTATATCTGAAGTGTGGGACAAGAGCCAATATTAGACCTTTCTTCAGTCTGAAGTACAGTTTAACACACACTCCAAAAAACGAACGGAAAAAAAAGCAAACATGCATTATACGTTTATGCCTCATCTTCCCCTTACAGCATTCCTTACAGGTGCCCCAGAATATGAATGCGTCTTCTGGTGATTTTTGATCACCTTTATCAGATGCCTCATTACTTCCTATTTATATCCCTTTATAAAACATGTGTTTTGACTGGGGGTGAAGGACACCTGTTCCGCCTTAGCGATATTGCGTTTGACCCATCCAAGAAGGGCGTGTCATATCTTGGAATCAAAAGCACTCCTTTGATTCAAGTGTCATctctaaaataataataataataatactaaaatACTAACACATTTGTCTCAATTTATTTCACACTGTCCTTATGGCTAGCCTCTTAGAATTCACGTCTGTCACAAAATAAATAGCCATAATACGATTCTGTCTTCTCATTAGAAATTGGTCATTGTCATCTCTCCATTTTAGAGTGGTGCTCTATGTGTACCCTATACAGAAAAACGTATTTTCCTCGGGAAAATAGAAAGAGATTGATAGCGGAATAAGCGCAAGTTAAAGAAAAATAACCTAATATTGCATTATTTGAAGATGAAGACAATCCAAACAAAATGTCCTTTagaggatttttttatttttattgtcctGTATTTTTTATCTCAGGGACATTATTTACAACATGATTGTTCAAGTCTTTTCAAAATACCTGTAATGACTACGGGCTGCACATCCATAAATAAATTAGTTAAACCAACTCAGGGACATCTCACACTAATTGCTCACTTTGTATGCAAATATTGGACATGTTATTTCGACGGGGGGGAGTGGCGGGGCTGGGCTCTGTTGTCACTTGCCACCCAAGATGTGATTCAGCTGCAACAATCACCATTATCTGGTCACCACTTTTAACGATACGGGACGAATCTGTAATGATGACGAGTGTTTCCTTCCGCCATTGTTGAGGCAATGGTGTTATTCTTCTGTGCGGGTTCACACCTACCATCATTGGATAACGGCACTCGAATCATTCAGGTACTTAGCATCCTGGAGGAGGATATATAAGCGGGCGAAGTACTGTTTATACAAACACTGCACTACCTCGTGTCCACACACAGCCAGGGTATTCTAGGTCGTCTGTGACTCTGACTGCGCACGCTTAGCCATTTTTTGATACGTCGCTTTTGCTCCTATATCAACGGCCTCTCTCCTTTGGATAGTTTTCACGCACAAGGATTCCGTTTTTTCCGGAAGCAATGGCTGGTGCTGCAAAGTTCAGTTTTTCCGTGAGGAGCATCCTGGATTTGCCTGAAAATGACGCAGAGACAGTGCAGCGGGGCTCCCCCGGTAACTCCTGCTCCAGCTCCCCTTACTCCTCCTGGATGGACAGCGACCGGACCCCTTGTCTCTGTAAGTCAGGTTGACACCTGAGCATAGAAACAGAAAACCACTTCATATTATccatataaacacataacacatactaTCTCTGACTTTGTTGATAGCTATTTTATTGAATAAAAATATACTTaatatgactgtgatatgtggttgtcccacctagctatcttaaaatgAATGCACCAACTGTAACTCGCTGTGGATTAAGAGCTTTtgctaaatgtaaaaatgtaaatatgGGTCTTGCCTAAATTGACACAATTTCATATAATCCATTACTGCGATTTCCAACATAGCTGTTTTATGAAATCCAAATTGGTATACAATTAATTAAGACTTGTGTAATTATTGGATACATTTTATAAGGATACGTGTAGTCTATTAAAGCCTTCTATTATTTAAACATCTCTATATTCTGATATTTCTGGTGATATTGTATATCGTGAGTTGTTTATATGGTTTCTTGATCAGTGTAATAACATCATTTGTAATTCCTCAGCTTCAGATGAGAGCAGCCTGGAGACTGCCCCAGACTCAACCAAGTCAGATGAGTATTCTCTGGACTCAGGGGCAGAGAAGAAGAAGTGCCGCGTGCTCTTCTCCAAGGCCCAGACATTCGAGCTCGAGAGGCGCTTCTGTCAGCAGCGCTATCTGTCAGCACCAGAGCGCGAGCAGATTGCCCATATTCTCCGCCTGACGCCGACGCAGATTAAGATCTGGTTCCAGAACCACCGGTACAAAATGAAGAGGTCACGAGCGGAGGGAACGTCACAAGACATAAACCAACCGTCTATGTTGCGCAGAGTAGTGGTACCCATCCTAGTTCGGGATGGCAAGCCTTATCAGACCTGTTTCATTGACACGGAGAAAGGAGGCTGTCTTGGGCCGACCACATTCCCGGGTACACCCTTCAGTTTTGGGTACCAGTCTTTCCAGCATCCGTCGCCGTTCGCTCTACCTCAACAATACCAGCACTTTGCCAGCCCGGCAGCATCCAGACACACCTTTGCTTGGAGAGACTTTCTGAACGACTCAGCTCAATTCAGTGCTTTTACGTGACTATAAAATATTAAGTAGAGGAACACTTACAACCACTTTAAATGTTTTCTGAATTATCTTATTTTTCGAGGTACTTAAAAGTGTACTAATAAGTACAGTAATGTTTTTTTATGAGAAGTATTTTGCACATATTttatttttggtattttattaaatGAATTGAATGATATTCTCGAAAGATTGGAATCGTTATTAGTTTATTGTAATCTGATGGTAGGCCTATGGACATTCTACTCCTAGATTCAACCCCCCAATTCGATAATGTGGTGTATGCAAGCCTGATTTGTGTGTAGCCTATATTTTATCAGTATTTTCAATGTTCAGTTATTTGTATGAATTTCAAATCTACACAATGATATTTATCAAATGTACTAGGAAAGTAAAGGATTTCATTGATTTAAATATTCCGTTTTTCACTGTTGTCTGAAAATGTTATTGAACAAAATCGTTGTGTTGTTTGATaacatgttttgtgtttttataGAATTACGAATAAATAGTTTATTTTATAAATTTTTGCACATATTGTCAAGTATTTTTAATGTCATCATGCAATGAAATGTATTCCAATAAAACTATTTGGGGTATGAGAGGTACACCATCCGATCAGATAGATATAGGCCTGACACTATTTAGGATTATAGCTAAAACATAGTTGCATCTTACCAGTGcatgttattttttattattttagtaAAAATAAGAGAAAGTCTTATCTTAGAGGTACCTATAGGAATAAGAAACAAACACCAAGAAATGTGAGCTTTTATCGTGTAAAAAGTCCCGAAACCCTAAAGCTGAGCAAACATAATCACTGTCTAAAGACTGGACGTCACTGAGCATAACAATACCTGCTAAACATGCGACTATTTAGCTTATCTCCCTCTTGTTTCAAGAGAGAGCGAAAGTGCCATATGACTCGAAATAAACGCTAAAACTGAAAGTTGTTTTGGTCTAGCCTACAAACGTGCAAGCAACGTGAAGCATAAATTGATCACATCCATAACTCTGCAACAATAGTTTATAACGAAGTTTGCAAACCGTTTTTGCAATGTTATATGTAAGTTATTAGAAAATAATAGACAATTTAACCGAAGAAGGTCTAGACTGAATGGCGACGGGCCTATTTAAAGAAGAACATGTCAGTAATGATATGAACAACTTATATAGTAGACTTTTTCAGGGTATTGCACTTTTATTTCATAATTGGTTATTGGTTGGTAGACATTCACAAAAATATTAAATTATGATGGTCACTTTAATTGGTCCTTCTCATTGGGAATTAGATGCACAATTTCATTGCTCCATAATAAATATAATTTTAGGAGGAGAAATCTCATGCTTTTAGGATTGGACCATTACACTGAAATATCAGATTTCAATTTCTTGATTCTAGAATCCATATATGTATGCAGTCAAAGGTCCCGAACCCTTGTGAGGGGTAAAAGACTTCACTTCATTCTCCCTCCCTATTTTCTTATTCCATTGATGGAAGTGAAATATATCTGAGGGGTTGACTGGAATATGCGTTATTCTGTGGTAACATGGGTTCTTTTTTCACACTTTCACGACCCCATGTCCTCCGCCCTAGTAGCGCATCGTCCCTGTCGCCAGGTCTATTGTCACTGGCGATCGGGCCACCTTGCCTCACATATGGAGGGGACTGGCTGAAACCCTCCGCGCGATACATCTCCCCTTAAACACTCTTTTTGTGTGCTTGTCTCCAGCTGAATGGACCATTGTCTGTCTTCCAAAGGGAACCTAGACAAAATCCTTAGTGTTTCAATTCTCGTGATGTTTAATCAGTGCCCGCGACAAATTTATGAGGTTTCACTGCACAATGGTGTTTCAGAACATGGCGGGTTTTAAGGCTGACAAAGACTGGCATTTAGGATGAGGTTGCCATTGGTTTTTAGAATTGGGTAGAAGAACGACTTCTTTGAATAGGATGCTTGGTTAGATATTCCCCATACATCTGTCCTTGTCTTCTTCCCCTCTTGACTAGACTGTCCATTTTTTAATACAAGTTAGTTCAAAATATAAGAACATTGACAATGGCAAACAAATGTAAATCGTAACTCAAAATATTGGATATCTTACCCTTGATTCTGTACTTTAAATATGAGACTCGTTTGAAACCCATAATTCAATTGCTGGCAGAATTTCCTCTTTCATTGAATATTACAATAATAGATTTTTCGATCACAAGGATATTCATACATTTTCTATTGTTTTCTTTCTCGTTTTTCAGAAGAGGATAGAAACACTCAAGCTCTTCTTGGCTCTTATTTAAACTACATTTGTGCAATGTTGTGCGAGAAATTACAGGCCTAAGTATCTGCACCTACGTGTGTTGCACAACTGCACCCAAGCTTCTAATCTTAGTAATGCTTCTTATTCCGAAGATTCTAGTGTTTTATTTGGGAACCCTCGTGTCTTTCATCAGAGATAATTTCAGGGTCATAAGGGTCATGTGACACTGGAGGGCACATCTCACCCAGCAGAGGCAATCAGAGGAGAAAGTCAGGGATGCCAAGCTAAAGTGGTAGTAAATTGAATGCAGCTAACCGATATCTTGATGATGGTTTTTTTGAGTCAGGTGTTTTAGGTGTTTTTGGACATGCAGGGTTTCGAATTACTTGCCGCACGCACAGGCTCTTGGTCTGGGCTTTGGTGTAGCATGTCGTTATTCGCATCAAGGACCCCATCTTGAAGGGGTGAACTGATTTGGAGAGACTGAAATGCATGTAACCATTAAAGCCATTGGTGGTGTCACAGTCACTTGTTCTGACGGTATGCCTACAGCTGGGGGCTTGTTGATGGGTCTttctatccgggatccttgggacgtcgcAACTCTGACGTTGCCCCTTTGACGTTGACATTCAAAATGGTTAGGGTTCTGGTCAGGGTTAATGTTGTGGTTAAGGAtatgggttaaggttggggttatgATTTAAGGTACGGATGTCCCAATGAACTCGGATAGCGTTAACATTGTCGATGTGGGACGGCTATACCACCGCTAGATGGCAGGATAACACATTATATAGATTTCTCCATCCAGCTGACGTTCACCTTCATCACATGTATGTGGAGCGTCATCACGCATTTAAGAATGTGGTATTATGTGTGTATAGGCTGATGTTAGAGACCTTTTGAAAATACATATTATTCACTCTGTAGACTTCACTGATGTGTATTGTGAAAGCAGGTTAAAACTGTTTGGAAAATGGAAAAAGGAAAGGTTGATTTGGTTGATCATTTACATTtacgttttagtcatttagcagacgctctagcGGGGGAAGCGTTTCGCAATTAGATCCTCCTAAATTACCACGTTTACATGCGCACAGTTTTCCGGATAGTAGCTCATATCCCGCCTAAGGTTTTACTCTGGATTAACTGTTTACACACACCTTTGGTATTCCGCTCATGAGTATCCCTGTATCCTTGAATAAACATAATATTTTCCTAATTTCAgtatgggttaaatggaatagtaactgaaatatggacactgactgtaggcatAGCCGCGGGAAGATGCTTCCGGGTGGGGGTGCTGCAGATTTTGTAGCAGATATATCCTTCTGTAGCCCGGCTTTTCCCGCAGATATATCTTTCTGTAGCCCGTATGTAGCCAGCCTTTATCGCAGATTTATCACTCTGTAGCTCACCTTTTCCGCAGATATATCCTTCTGTGCCCGCCCTACAGAAGGTTATATTGGACAGCTAATATAGAACTAATAAAGGCCCTTTTGTGACGATATTTTTTCTTCCTCCccctaaaaataaaatgtaaatacagtgcattcctaaagtattcagaccccttgactttttccacattttgttacattacagccttattctaaaattgattaaattgtttttttcccccctcataaatctacaaataccccataatgacaaagcaaaaacctgtttttttaaaGGTTAGAAAATttgttacaaataaaaaactgaaacatcacatttacaaatgtattcagaccatttactcagtactttgttgaagcacctttgggagcgatttacagccttgagtcttcttgggtatgatgctacaaaattggcacatctgtatttggggagtttctcccattcctctcttcagagtatctcaagctctgtcaggttggatagggagagttcctgcacagcaattttcaggtctctccagagatgttcgattaggttcaagtccgggctctggctgggccactcaagtacattcagagacttgtcccgaagccactcctgcgttgtcttgactgtgtgtttagggatgctgtcctgttggaaggtgaaccttcaacccagtctgaggtccttagtgctctggatcaggttttcaacaag contains:
- the LOC110504235 gene encoding homeobox protein Nkx-2.8-like; amino-acid sequence: MAGAAKFSFSVRSILDLPENDAETVQRGSPGNSCSSSPYSSWMDSDRTPCLSSDESSLETAPDSTKSDEYSLDSGAEKKKCRVLFSKAQTFELERRFCQQRYLSAPEREQIAHILRLTPTQIKIWFQNHRYKMKRSRAEGTSQDINQPSMLRRVVVPILVRDGKPYQTCFIDTEKGGCLGPTTFPGTPFSFGYQSFQHPSPFALPQQYQHFASPAASRHTFAWRDFLNDSAQFSAFT